The proteins below are encoded in one region of Brevundimonas fontaquae:
- a CDS encoding DUF423 domain-containing protein, which yields MTVSRNLIVFAALNGALAVALGAFAAHGAGPQIKTLLTTGAQYQIVHAVFAFACAQWTGGGGPARLAGWLGSIGGLIFCLALAAIAFLGVPAFGAVAPIGGLLMIAGWLCLAFAALRSRP from the coding sequence ATGACAGTGAGTCGCAACCTGATCGTCTTCGCCGCCTTGAACGGCGCCCTGGCCGTGGCGCTTGGCGCCTTCGCCGCCCATGGCGCCGGGCCGCAGATCAAGACCCTGCTGACCACCGGCGCCCAGTACCAGATCGTCCACGCCGTCTTCGCCTTCGCCTGCGCCCAATGGACAGGGGGCGGCGGGCCGGCGCGGCTTGCGGGCTGGCTCGGATCAATCGGCGGCCTGATCTTCTGCCTCGCCCTGGCGGCGATCGCCTTTCTCGGCGTGCCGGCGTTCGGCGCCGTGGCCCCGATCGGCGGCCTGCTGATGATCGCTGGCTGGCTATGCCTGGCCTTTGCGGCCTTGCGTTCTCGCCCCTGA